The Caulobacter sp. FWC26 genome window below encodes:
- a CDS encoding copper resistance protein B, translating to MNRLVVVSLLPLALAGPAMAQTMDHSSMPGMTMPAAPAKPAAKPAKPEAAAHQHQVAPAAATAKPATPAAGEADPHAGHDMSAGTMDHSAMPGMDMGAPTETSTTMGDLEVPTGPPPAAPIDYAADRVFSPAAMATARGQLRREHGGISSSMVIANIAEWAPGSGKDGYRWEGEAWFGGDIHRLVIKTEGEGEGVVGDGLEQAELQALYSRAIGPYFNLQVGVRHDFEPNPTRTYATVGFEGLAPYWFEVSGAAFLSDRGDLSGRLEGSYDQRINQRLILQPRAEFNLAASNDAATGIGSGLSSAELGLRLRYEIRREFAPYIGVTYDRKFGKTADYSRAAGEDVEDTRLVFGLRAWF from the coding sequence ATGAACCGGCTCGTCGTAGTCAGCCTGTTGCCGCTCGCCTTGGCCGGGCCAGCCATGGCCCAGACCATGGATCATTCCTCGATGCCGGGCATGACCATGCCCGCCGCGCCGGCCAAGCCGGCCGCCAAACCTGCCAAGCCAGAAGCGGCGGCTCATCAGCATCAGGTGGCCCCCGCTGCAGCGACCGCGAAGCCAGCGACGCCCGCAGCCGGCGAAGCCGATCCGCACGCCGGACATGACATGTCGGCGGGAACGATGGACCATTCCGCCATGCCGGGCATGGACATGGGGGCGCCAACAGAGACCAGCACAACAATGGGTGATCTGGAGGTCCCAACGGGGCCGCCGCCGGCGGCGCCAATCGACTACGCCGCCGACCGCGTGTTCTCGCCGGCCGCCATGGCCACCGCGCGCGGCCAACTTCGGCGTGAGCATGGCGGCATAAGCAGCTCCATGGTCATAGCCAACATCGCCGAGTGGGCGCCCGGGTCAGGCAAGGACGGCTATCGCTGGGAAGGCGAGGCATGGTTTGGCGGCGACATCCATCGCCTTGTGATCAAGACCGAAGGCGAAGGCGAAGGCGTCGTCGGCGACGGCCTTGAGCAAGCCGAACTGCAAGCGCTCTATTCCCGCGCGATCGGTCCCTACTTCAATCTGCAGGTAGGGGTGCGGCATGATTTCGAGCCCAATCCCACCCGCACCTACGCGACTGTCGGATTCGAGGGCCTGGCGCCCTATTGGTTCGAGGTGAGCGGCGCGGCCTTCCTATCCGACAGAGGCGATCTCTCTGGGCGGCTGGAAGGCTCCTACGATCAGCGCATCAACCAGCGCCTGATCCTGCAGCCGCGCGCGGAGTTCAACCTCGCCGCCTCGAATGACGCGGCGACCGGGATAGGTTCTGGCCTGTCGAGCGCGGAGCTAGGCTTGCGGCTTCGCTACGAGATCCGCCGGGAGTTCGCCCCCTATATCGGCGTCACCTACGACCGAAAATTCGGGAAGACAGCCGACTACAGCCGCGCCGCCGGCGAGGATGTCGAGGATACTCGCCTGGTGTTTGGCCTTCGGGCCTGGTTCTGA
- a CDS encoding DUF4440 domain-containing protein yields MKHLLSTLGAGLLLITGTALAHEPAKPATASSNSLAPAAKSAALAVDGFHAALAAGDTEKALALLAPDVLVFEEGGAERSRAEYASHHLAADAAFTRAVPSTPLSRSGLAQGDLAYIVSESRTTGVYGGKPVDRLSAETMVLRHEPAGWKIVHIHWSSRAAKPK; encoded by the coding sequence ATGAAACACCTACTTTCGACGCTTGGCGCCGGCCTGTTGCTGATCACCGGCACAGCGCTGGCTCACGAACCAGCCAAGCCTGCCACCGCATCCTCGAACAGCCTGGCCCCGGCGGCCAAGTCCGCAGCCCTGGCCGTAGACGGCTTCCATGCGGCGCTGGCGGCGGGCGACACCGAAAAAGCCCTGGCTTTGTTGGCGCCCGACGTTCTGGTGTTTGAGGAGGGCGGCGCGGAGCGATCGCGGGCCGAATATGCCAGCCATCACTTGGCCGCCGACGCGGCCTTTACCCGCGCTGTGCCCAGCACGCCGCTGTCACGGTCGGGCCTGGCCCAAGGCGACCTAGCCTATATCGTCAGCGAAAGCCGCACGACGGGTGTCTACGGCGGCAAGCCGGTGGACCGCCTGTCGGCCGAGACTATGGTCCTTCGCCACGAGCCGGCGGGTTGGAAGATTGTCCATATCCATTGGTCTTCCCGGGCCGCCAAGCCGAAATAG
- a CDS encoding DUF411 domain-containing protein → MTRLIRRPLLARRALLLGAGAATLLAACAQGAEPLAIQVYKTPFCGCCTKWVEALRAAGLKPSINELDDLTPVRATYGVDDTLSSCHTARIGGYTIEGHVPPSDILRLLQERPKALGLAVPGMPIGSPGMEMPGAVAEPYATLLLLDAKGATRVFARHG, encoded by the coding sequence GTGACCCGCTTGATCCGTCGCCCCCTCCTCGCGCGCCGCGCCCTGCTGCTGGGGGCCGGCGCCGCCACTCTACTGGCGGCCTGCGCGCAAGGCGCCGAACCCCTGGCTATCCAAGTCTACAAGACCCCGTTCTGCGGATGCTGCACCAAGTGGGTCGAGGCCTTGAGGGCAGCCGGCCTCAAGCCGTCTATCAACGAGCTGGACGATCTGACGCCGGTGCGGGCCACCTACGGCGTCGACGACACCCTGTCTTCGTGCCACACCGCACGGATCGGCGGCTACACCATCGAGGGTCACGTACCGCCGTCCGACATTCTTCGGCTGTTGCAAGAACGCCCCAAAGCGTTGGGCCTGGCGGTCCCTGGAATGCCGATCGGATCGCCCGGCATGGAAATGCCCGGAGCCGTCGCCGAGCCCTACGCGACCCTGCTGCTGCTTGACGCCAAGGGCGCGACCCGGGTTTTCGCCCGCCATGGCTGA